cagcacaatagctgcttttgcttttaaaactttgaatgtCTCAATCTCCATTTTGCAAATAGGAAGTCactgttaatgctatgttattgtgtttgtagctatattgtttcattttagttatatatctttattaccacctttaaagtttgtcctgcataaatattttctaacccAGCCTCTCCCCCCGATACGTTcatattgcatattggttttgtaagtactTTTTGAATCAGGAAGATTTAGAAAAATCAAGTGGAACATCCAAAAACATCCAAAAGGGAAGACTGTAATGGCATAGAATGAAGTGAAACAAAGCTCAGTCTGCAAGTGAAAAGTTAGCTGGTAGATAAGATTGGGCTTGAggtaggagggagatatggaggtcctttttattattattacctaaaatTACTCAGAGAGCCAAAATATTATTCTTCTTCAACAGAAAGGGAACATATATTgtcagaaagtaaagaaaaaaaggcatttttagaGTTATAGTTCATAACTTAAATGCCCTGGATATAAGAAATTATATTGGATTGCATTTACTAAATGCTCCATCTCTAACACATATAAAGTTAGGGAAATAGGGAAACGTTAGCTGCTATCATTATTAATCAGCATGCggccataaaatataaaatgaatatgtatgtgTGCTTGAAGATAAAAGAAGTATTCCATATCCTTAGAGTGAGAAAGCCTCTGCACATTTACCAAGTATTGTAGAAGCATACTATGATTATGTCAACCCCATGTCCAAACCTGCAATTTAAGGAAAGTGTACCTGAAGCTCACATCTGTGCATCAAAAGTTAAGATCACATAAGAATATTGGAAAGTAAGACATTATCATTCACAGAGTAACAAAGTAGTTGGAAGGTATAGGCACATAGCTATAGACATAAATCATCATGGAGAGATTCTTCCACCCAATGCTCCACAAAACCAAGTGGTTATTCAAGTTTTTGGGCCAGTCATCGGGCCATAGGTTGCAAAGTATTGAACTttgactatataatatataaattatgaataAAGTAGGTCCTagaactaggtcccaggtttgaattttggctaggacactatctgcatgcaatggtaaatgataataataaaatacacaatcaataagaataaaaatgtgtattgcctaaaatattttaaatatcatatgaaatattttactttttagtgtACATTGGCTCCTTTATCAATTAATAGAATAAACATATGCTAACTTATTCTTTGTTTGTAATATGAtatttgttttcacaaaaaaatataccaaaagtcTCTTCATTTGTACATCAGTAGACATAAATCAGTGTACTTAGTATAGCACCTCTATGCTTTGATAAAATAACCTGGTTTTTCTAATTCCATTAATATGGAATGTAAAATGACTTTAGATGTATAATGCAGGTTGTAGAAATATTATTGTGTAGATAGCACTGAACATTCTGGAATGTTCCCAATCaattacattgtaattattattgtgtgTATATGACAGCTGTTGTTCTGCCCCTGAACTAAATAGATATAGGGTAAAAGAGGACTCAAAGTTTGAaacaatgtgcaataaaataaccaaaacaaaaagggaaatggataatattaataataataactctgaaATGACATTAAGGtcagaaataaagtttaaataataatagacCAGAGATTATGAAATGATTAGTACGGTGACATGATACCAAAGACTAATACACATCTTTCACCAGATTACTGTAGAATACATGAATGAACCcccaatgctttttttctgaaaatcttTGTTTGAAAGGTTTACTTTCCACATCCAACCAATCGCCCATCTGATAGCCATGTAAGAAGCATGTTCCTCAGCTTGGGGCTGGCCTGGATCAGAATGGCGCCTTCAGCTGTAGGGAACATGGTGAGTAGAACCCAGCAGACCACACTTGTTAGATTTTCAAGGCTGTACCTCACTGTAACATTAAAAATTGATGAGATGTAGAAAGCtaaagaaaggagaaggagcagcatCATTGTTCTTGCAGCATTGACATGGACCTGAATTTTCTGCTTAATGTCAGAACCGGCCTTGTTCATGTTCCAGATATGTGTTAGAAGAGAGGACACGGTGACCATGAGAGAggtgacaataataataaatgagaaatTAAAGTCCACAGAAATAAATAGGATTTGTGTAAAGGTATAAAATTCATCTGGCTGACTCATTCCAGAGGTGTTAAATGCACCTTCTACGGAATCTTTCCAGGAATAAGACATAACATGATAAAAGTGTACAAAACTAAGACCAAGTGACGCGATGCCAGATAGGAGGAGCAGATGGGGCAAGAAGTTGGAAATAACTTTCTTTATGAAGATGAAGATTCTGTGATTGAACCTGGTGATATTGGTGCAGTAACAGGCACAGAGCCAGGCCATGAGCCAATAGCTGAAACGTGTGAACGACATAATAGGAAAAGTCACAATGAGATAAATTGAATCATAAAATTCAGGGAAACTAAAGGAAATGTTATCAGTAGTCATTACACATTGCATCAGGATGTTGGTGAATCCTATAAGAAGATGAATAAGATTGACTCGGTTGGTCTTCGCACCACTGAAGAAGCTTCTTCCAGTTCCCAATATgatgaatgtatttaaaagaaatgcagTCAGAGTCCCTACAAGAGAGATGACAAGCAATGTGAGTAACAAAGGAGACATTTTGTGGTGctggttctcttctctctgtgcTGGTAGTAACTTTGCAGCTTGGGAGGATCTCAAATTGATGTTTGGAATCTTATCAATGCAAATGGTTACTGAGACTTGGCTTAGGTCAGATGACAAAATGAAAGATGTGCTACTGAGGAAGAGAAtttatgtttataatgttttatatgatATATCAAAAGTGATGTGTTGTCTTTCTTACAGCCCTAACAGCTTGTGTGTCCTAACATAGGCTGTATCCATATCATAATAAGACacatatattaaaagaaatatgatACAAATGTGGGACATTCATTTTTTACCCATTGTTTAGGTTGATTCATAGCTGAACTTAAATTATTTTGAAGTCAATGGTTGAAGCAAATTCATCCAACATCAATGAacggaaaaaaaagaaaaagagaaggcgTGCTTTTTTATCCACACAAAgaagataataatatataaaatcaactacaatttttattagtatacaacaaaacctataaaattgtttatgcagataaaaacGTTTGTAAGGTGGTGAAAGGTGTCATTTATCCACACTGTACTACTGACTAAAAAGTCACAGACTTGTGTATAAGTAATAAGTCACAAAGCAGGCTCTcctcctgacgcgtttcgcccaaatgggcttcctcgggggataaTTTAGACCTATAGTACAGTGTTAGAATTAAGTCAATTCAATCATAGGAGTATGTCAGTGATTGAAAAAAAGTGGATATGCCATGCACAAAATCGCTGGAGTGCTTTGGGTCTTCAACCTGATGTATACAAATCTAAAGAGACTCACTGATTCCTATGAATTATTATGACGGATAATTTACTTGTAGATATGATTAATTAAGGTTCATTAGTTACAGTTCGTATTTTCTTGAACCTAACACAATGGCTTGTACATAACTTGTGAGTTAATGGGCACTATGTAATTTGTATTTGGATGATACTTCCAGGAAAAGAATCGCAAAGTGTAGATGGAGGAATCAGTGTGTACAAAAGAGCTGACCCGCGGCAACCTGACTTTCCCTCccttcctctttctcttcctcccacagatacactattcagaaatttatatacaaaatatatataatacataatacataattaataaatacataatttttttataatttcaaaGTCTTGTCTTGTAAGACAGCTTGtaaaacagcttttaaaattgcaagccctcatttaacctttagtaTCCGGGGATCACGGTACTCGTGCCCGGGGATCGCGGTACTCACGGTACTCCTCCAGTAATGAGGTTCTCTTGTAAAATCGGCTTTTAAATTTGCAAGAAAAACTTAAATAGCATAAGTAGAATAAGTAATGTATAAAGCCTTCTGCAGCTGTGGGAAGTATTATACAGGAAAGACCAAAAGATGCTTCTGAAAACGAATATAGGagcatttatataatgtaagaaGTGGTAAAATTATAACTTCATTAAACTACCACGTGGCAATGGCCCATGAATTTAATCTGGATGAAATTTGATTCATTGCTCTAGAAAAAGTGTATTTAGACCACAGAGGTGGCAATTTTGATAAGGAATTATCACAAAAAGAATCAAAATGGATATTCGGACTGGAAGCCATACAATGTCCTGGTCTAAATGAATACATTGTAGTAGTTGTTAGATTTTGTACAGAGTAACAAGTAAGAGCTGTCTACTGATAAACCAGGGAGTTATGTAGCATTCATGAAATATAATGTTTccaagaggttttttttatttcatagtaccttattttatttatttattgaaatggaaatatattctgtaatgtttatttgATTATATGCAAATACTTGAATACATTAGCAAGTGTTGATTAGATATATTAGCATTGTTCCCTGCGTCCAGTGGGGTGCAAAACCCCTTTCACTCTGCCAAAGAGAGTATTCACTTTGCCATTGGTGTCAGGAGCTTTGTCCCTTATAGGGACGCGGCCCCCATACTGGCATACCATGCTGCCCTGCTTGCCATGGGTGTTTCCCACATCAAAGATGGCTCAATGAGATCCCCATTATGGGCAGAAGCAATGAGTGGTCACACACGAGAGTCCTCCCTGTGAGGGGCGGGGCATTTTGCCCCCAACGAGGGAAGCCGTCATTTGGCAGTGAGGATAAGAGAAGTGAGGACACGGAGGTGCAGCATCTCCCTATTTAGGAGAACTGTGTTAGGGAATTTTTAGCCTGAGTATAAAACAACTATTTACAACTCTTTTTTGTGGCAAACTGCGGTTATGAATTTGGGgtcgttttttttttatccttataaTTGGTGGCGATTGTGATAGATTGATACAAGCATTTATAAGATTGATAATAACTAGGAGAATCTTTTATGTATATACATGAACGGGATTTATCGGGATTTATTTAAGCGGTTTATCATCTGGATTCTTGCTTTTGAGCTACAGACCCAGGATTAGTCATTCAACTCTCCTGAACATCGGACATAAATGCGGGGTACTTTGCAGTTGATTTAGTGGTAGCAATATATACTTTTCGTAATTTCTTGGCAATAGTGTCTTTACCTGCAAGGTTTTTGGGATACCTATGGTGGTATATTACTGTTTTTAGTGTATtgaatattagggatgagcgagcaagtttttaaaactcgatctcgcttgtaattgtaagcaagaatggccagtgtaaattcgccgattgagctcaaatttcagaaaaaaaaaaagattgcgggctgcgctgatcaatgaatgcagcgcccgggtgcattcattgatcagctcattgtgcgatccctggcactagaggttaaacgggttgcaagtttccccattcaaaacctctagtgctctctgattggctgaggaaagttttccTAAGCTATcggggagcactagaggttttgaatagggataCATCTCCctattaaacctctagtgctggaaattgcaaacaggattcccggggctgcaagaatgattgctgctctgagaatccactgcaatcccggggcactagaggttaattaacctctcaATGTTCTTCTGCAGTTGCACTGtgatcccctggcactagaggttaattaccctctagggCCGgggtgttagcactgcaggccgtggcggcgccgctgctcctaatcgcaggcacgggcgcagggtcctatctctcaggtaatccactacctgtgttccatgtcagtgtttctttcatgctgagacttgctctggtgtgggtGNNNNNNNNNNNNNNNNNNNNNNNNNNNNNNNNNNNNNNNNNNNNNNNNNNNNNNNNNNNNNNNNNNNNNNNNNNNNNNNNNNNNNNNNNNNNNNNNNNNNNNNNNNNNNNNNNNNNNNNNNNNNNNNNNNNNNNNNNNNNNNNNNNNNNNNNNNNNNNNNNNNNNNNNNNNNNNNNNNNNNNNNNNNNNNNNNNNNNNNNNNNNNNNNNNNNNNNNNNNNNNNNNNNNNNNNNNNNNNNNNNNNNNNNNNNNNNNNNNNNNNNNNNNNNNNNNNNNNNNNNNNNNNNNNNNNNNNNNNNNNNNNNNNNNNNNNNNNNNNNNNNNNNNNNNNNNNNNNNNNNNNNNNNNNNNNNNNNNNNNNNNNNNNNNNNNNNNNNNNNNNNNNNNNNNNNNNNNNNNNNNNNNNNNNNNNNNNNNNNNNNNNNNNNNNNNNNNNNNNNNNNNNNNNNNNNNNNNNNNNNNNNNNNNNNNNNNNNNNNNNNNNNNNNNNNNNNNNNNNNNNNNNNNNNNNNNNNNNNNNNNNNNNNNNNNNNNNNNNNNNNNNNNNNNNNNNNNNNNNNNNNNNNNNNNNNNNNNNNNNNNNNNNNNNNNNNNNNNNNNNNNNNNNNNNNNNNNNNNNNNNNNNNNNNNNNNNNNNNNNNNNNNNNNNNNNNNNNNNNNNNNNNNNNNNNNNNNNNNNNNNNNNNNNNNNNNNNNNNNNNNN
The Pyxicephalus adspersus chromosome 7, UCB_Pads_2.0, whole genome shotgun sequence genome window above contains:
- the LOC140334633 gene encoding taste receptor type 2 member 4-like — translated: MVSSLLTHIWNMNKAGSDIKQNIQVHVNAARTMMLLLLSIFFYISPIVTVTTPYGLQNLISVVCWVMITIFPTAEGDILIQASPKLRNMLLTWLSDGELLGSGTLTAFLLNTFIILGTGRSFFSGAKTNRVNLIHLLIGFTNILMQCVMTTDNISFSFPEFYDSIYLIVTFPIMSFTRFSYWLMAWLCACYCTNITRFNHRIFIFIKKVISNFLPHLLLLSGIASLGLSFVHFYHVMSYSWKDSVEGAFNTSGMSQPDEFYTFTQILFISVDFNFSFIIIVTSLMVTVSSLLTHIWNMNKAGSDIKQKIQVHVNAARTMMLLLLLSLAFYISSIFNVTVRYSLENLTSVVCWVLLTMFPTAEGAILIQASPKLRNMLLTWLSDGRLVGCGK